The proteins below come from a single Bombyx mori chromosome 19, ASM3026992v2 genomic window:
- the LOC101744292 gene encoding leptin receptor gene-related protein isoform X1 — MEMLDNKFKNSLVHRSLSQTAQLYFGLVSLAFAGSIGMTFVILACALPQYKLWWPFFVVLFYILCPIPTMIARRHTDGAGGSNSACMETAVFITMGFLVSSFALPIVLARAGVIFWGACYLTLAGNVIVYLTILGFFTIFDMDDSDYAMW, encoded by the exons ATGGAAATGttagataataaatttaaaaacagtctAGTACATCGCTCTCTATCTCAGACAGCTCAGTTATATTTTGGT TTGGTGTCGTTGGCATTCGCGGGTTCAATTGGAATGACATTTGTCATACTAGCTTGTGCCTTACCACAATACAA ACTATGGTGGCCATTCTTCGTTGTGCTATTCTACATTCTGTGCCCAATACCTACGATGATCGCTAGGAGGCATACTGATGGTGCTGGAGGTTCAAATTCCGCTTGTATGGAAACTGCAGTATTTATCACAATGGGATTTTTAGTCAGCTCTTTTGCGCTACCGATAGTTCTCGCCAGGGCTGGTGTG attTTTTGGGGTGCATGTTACCTTACACTGGCCGGTAACGTGATCGTATATCTGACGATCTTGGGTTTCTTCACCATCTTTGACATGGACGACTCCGATTATGCGATGTGGTGA
- the LOC101744292 gene encoding leptin receptor gene-related protein isoform X3, translating to MAGIKGLVSLAFAGSIGMTFVILACALPQYKLWWPFFVVLFYILCPIPTMIARRHTDGAGGSNSACMETAVFITMGFLVSSFALPIVLARAGVIFWGACYLTLAGNVIVYLTILGFFTIFDMDDSDYAMW from the exons atGGCTGGAATAAAAGGT TTGGTGTCGTTGGCATTCGCGGGTTCAATTGGAATGACATTTGTCATACTAGCTTGTGCCTTACCACAATACAA ACTATGGTGGCCATTCTTCGTTGTGCTATTCTACATTCTGTGCCCAATACCTACGATGATCGCTAGGAGGCATACTGATGGTGCTGGAGGTTCAAATTCCGCTTGTATGGAAACTGCAGTATTTATCACAATGGGATTTTTAGTCAGCTCTTTTGCGCTACCGATAGTTCTCGCCAGGGCTGGTGTG attTTTTGGGGTGCATGTTACCTTACACTGGCCGGTAACGTGATCGTATATCTGACGATCTTGGGTTTCTTCACCATCTTTGACATGGACGACTCCGATTATGCGATGTGGTGA
- the LOC119628407 gene encoding piggyBac transposable element-derived protein 4-like isoform X2: MERFNLIAIEDLPAGEPIEQALTERSKRSWNPRNYEPDGEDIPVILSSPAIPPSPAMYVECGGSGTSTPSSRYNIQISVHGSRSPSPSHKRVRRSLCPDQEHDITNRDSISSLRRPLRDSEICYLLHYGSDDDDSDDESQNDNDEIVPMIIPRAAGILMDTPDDEEIEIDTAAATKPLVTSSSPSIISAPTSPARDTGMKPSHFFEFDWGTFPDSPIPPTERRESFKEHSGPTVAVSDPYEIFRLIWDQEFMEFIVQETNRYAQQLAAEMLDGGELQASSRITEWKETNVDELLVFFGILLAMGIVIKNRVEEYWNTEQNIFSTPGFKVYMSLRRFQLLSRCLHFNNSENLRNLNLDPSQAKLFKVEPVISHLNSKFTELYIMKQNIALDESLLQWKGWLNINQFIPNKAAAVGIKTYEICESQTGYLWRFKIHAHKASPTVSEADPFTASTPALVLNLIKGLEHKGYTLWMDNFYNSPALARKLKSIGFDCVGTLRTNRKYVPTELTNLKKSQMKPGQVVGYTSGDVDCIIWRDQNRVATISTYHGNAVSTKNGVTKLILIRDYNICMGGVDKKDQMLAAFPIERKRTQIWYKKLFKRLLNVSVLNAYIIHKQTATEVLDHRGFRKNLVESLLRRHSMKMQPYVFSARVQDTIFEVSRHHPAEYPRLTSLNSTNRHRHPCKVCGKRTVTYCVGCDKPVCVFTCFVKLHN, encoded by the exons ATGGAAAG ATTTAACCTTATTGCAATTGAGGATTTGCCCGCTGGGGAACCGATAGAGCAGGCATTGACGGAGCGAAGTAAGCGTTCATGGAACCC cCGAAATTATGAACCTGACGGAGAGGACATTCCAGTAATTTTGTCTTCACCTGCGATTCCGCCATCACCggcaat GTACGTTGAATGTGGCGGCAGTGGTACGAGCACGCCATCTTCTAGATATAATATACAGATTTCTGTACATGGCAGCCGTAGTCCTTCGCCGTCACATAAACGTGTGCGTCGATCGCTTTGCCCAGACCAAGAACATGATATTAC GAACAGAGATTCTATTTCATCGCTACGTCGACCGCTACGAGACTCTGAAATTTGCTACTTGTTGCACTATG gaAGTGACGACGATGACAGCGATGATGAGAGCCAGAATGATAACGACGAAATCGTTCCCATGATTATCCCCCGGGCAGCTGGAATACTGATGGACACTCCGGACGACGAGGAGATTGAGATTGACACGGCGGCGGCAACTAAACCTCTTGTGACATCTTCCTCGCCTTCCATCATTTCAGCACCTACATCACCAGCTCGTGATACCGGTATGAAGCCTAGTCATTTTTTTGAATTTGACTGGGGAACTTTCCCTGACTCTCCTATACCGCCAACAGAAAGGCGTGAATCTTTTAAGGAACACTCTGGTCCCACTGTCGCTGTAAGTGACCCTTACGAGATTTTTAGACTAATTTGGGACCAGGAGTTCATGGAATTTATTGTGCAGGAAACAAATAGATATGCCCAACAATTAGCTGCTGAAATGTTGGACGGCGGGGAATTACAGGCCTCCAGTAGGATTACAGAATGGAAAGAAACCAATGTAGACGAGTTATTGGTGTTCTTCGGAATATTACTGGCGATGGGAATCGTCATAAAGAACCGGGTTGAAGAGTACTGGAATACGGAACAAAACATCTTCTCCACTCCAGGTTTCAAAGTATATATGTCGCTTAGGAGGTTCCAGTTACTCAGCAGGtgcttacattttaataattccgAGAACTTGAGAAACCTCAACCTGGATCCCTCACAGGCAAAGCTTTTTAAAGTGGAGCCTGTGATTAGCCATTTGAATTCCAAGTTCACGGAATTATATATAATGAAGCAGAACATTGCTTTAGATGAATCGCTGCTGCAGTGGAAAGGTTGGTTGAACATCAACCAATTTATTCCAAACAAAGCTGCAGCAGTGGGCATAAAAACTTACGAAATATGTGAGTCGCAGACGGGGTATTTATGGCGATTTAAAATCCATGCCCATAAGGCTTCGCCTACAGTCTCAGAGGCTGATCCATTCACAGCGAGTACACCGGCGTTGGTTCTTAACCTTATCAAAGGTTTAGAACACAAAGGGTACACGTTGTGGATGGATAACTTCTACAATTCCCCAGCACTTGCCCGAAAACTCAAGTCGATTGGGTTTGATTGTGTCGGTACGTTGCGGACAAACCGCAAGTATGTCCCGACGGAACTGACCaatctgaaaaaatctcagatgAAGCCCGGGCAAGTAGTAGGCTATACCAGTGGAGATGTCGATTGCATAATATGGAGAGATCAGAACCGCGTAGCGACGATCTCAACGTACCATGGCAATGCCGTCTCCACTAAAAACGGAGTAACAAAACTTATTTTGATACGTGACTACAACATCTGCATGGGTGGCGTGGATAAAAAAGATCAAATGTTGGCTGCATTCCCAATTGAACGCAAGAGGACACAAATTTGGTACAAGAAATTGTTTAAAAGGTTACTTAATGTTTCTGTGTTGAATGCCTATATCATACATAAACAGACCGCCACGGAGGTCTTGGACCACAGGGGCTTTAGAAAAAACCTGGTAGAATCCCTTTTGCGTAGGCATTCAATGAAAATGCAGCCATATGTCTTTTCTGCCAGGGTACAAGATACCATTTTCGAGGTGAGCCGCCATCACCCCGCCGAATATCCGCGGCTAACTTCATTAAACAGCACAAATCGCCATCGCCACCCATGTAAAGTGTGCGGCAAGCGCACGGTAACGTATTGCGTAGGTTGCGACAAACCTGTGTGCGTATTCACATGTTTTGTGAAACTtcacaattaa
- the LOC101744292 gene encoding leptin receptor gene-related protein isoform X4 encodes MDTIGLVSLAFAGSIGMTFVILACALPQYKLWWPFFVVLFYILCPIPTMIARRHTDGAGGSNSACMETAVFITMGFLVSSFALPIVLARAGVIFWGACYLTLAGNVIVYLTILGFFTIFDMDDSDYAMW; translated from the exons ATGGACACAATAGG TTTGGTGTCGTTGGCATTCGCGGGTTCAATTGGAATGACATTTGTCATACTAGCTTGTGCCTTACCACAATACAA ACTATGGTGGCCATTCTTCGTTGTGCTATTCTACATTCTGTGCCCAATACCTACGATGATCGCTAGGAGGCATACTGATGGTGCTGGAGGTTCAAATTCCGCTTGTATGGAAACTGCAGTATTTATCACAATGGGATTTTTAGTCAGCTCTTTTGCGCTACCGATAGTTCTCGCCAGGGCTGGTGTG attTTTTGGGGTGCATGTTACCTTACACTGGCCGGTAACGTGATCGTATATCTGACGATCTTGGGTTTCTTCACCATCTTTGACATGGACGACTCCGATTATGCGATGTGGTGA
- the LOC119628407 gene encoding piggyBac transposable element-derived protein 4-like isoform X1, with translation MESERSLRVRGGSARATGVRTRGGRSSVATRGGSRKGRVRGRGRGCPRSSVEQRPSASCAFNLIAIEDLPAGEPIEQALTERSKRSWNPRNYEPDGEDIPVILSSPAIPPSPAMYVECGGSGTSTPSSRYNIQISVHGSRSPSPSHKRVRRSLCPDQEHDITNRDSISSLRRPLRDSEICYLLHYGSDDDDSDDESQNDNDEIVPMIIPRAAGILMDTPDDEEIEIDTAAATKPLVTSSSPSIISAPTSPARDTGMKPSHFFEFDWGTFPDSPIPPTERRESFKEHSGPTVAVSDPYEIFRLIWDQEFMEFIVQETNRYAQQLAAEMLDGGELQASSRITEWKETNVDELLVFFGILLAMGIVIKNRVEEYWNTEQNIFSTPGFKVYMSLRRFQLLSRCLHFNNSENLRNLNLDPSQAKLFKVEPVISHLNSKFTELYIMKQNIALDESLLQWKGWLNINQFIPNKAAAVGIKTYEICESQTGYLWRFKIHAHKASPTVSEADPFTASTPALVLNLIKGLEHKGYTLWMDNFYNSPALARKLKSIGFDCVGTLRTNRKYVPTELTNLKKSQMKPGQVVGYTSGDVDCIIWRDQNRVATISTYHGNAVSTKNGVTKLILIRDYNICMGGVDKKDQMLAAFPIERKRTQIWYKKLFKRLLNVSVLNAYIIHKQTATEVLDHRGFRKNLVESLLRRHSMKMQPYVFSARVQDTIFEVSRHHPAEYPRLTSLNSTNRHRHPCKVCGKRTVTYCVGCDKPVCVFTCFVKLHN, from the exons ATGGAAAG TGAGAGAAGTTTGCGGGTGAGGGGAGGCAGTGCAAGAGCAACAGGCGTGCGCACTCGCGGAGGTCGTTCGAGTGTTGCCACACGTGGTGGTTCACGAAAAGGAAGGGTACGAGGTAGAGGAAGGGGGTGCCCGCGGTCTTCTGTTGAACAGAGGCCGTCGGCAAGTTGCGC ATTTAACCTTATTGCAATTGAGGATTTGCCCGCTGGGGAACCGATAGAGCAGGCATTGACGGAGCGAAGTAAGCGTTCATGGAACCC cCGAAATTATGAACCTGACGGAGAGGACATTCCAGTAATTTTGTCTTCACCTGCGATTCCGCCATCACCggcaat GTACGTTGAATGTGGCGGCAGTGGTACGAGCACGCCATCTTCTAGATATAATATACAGATTTCTGTACATGGCAGCCGTAGTCCTTCGCCGTCACATAAACGTGTGCGTCGATCGCTTTGCCCAGACCAAGAACATGATATTAC GAACAGAGATTCTATTTCATCGCTACGTCGACCGCTACGAGACTCTGAAATTTGCTACTTGTTGCACTATG gaAGTGACGACGATGACAGCGATGATGAGAGCCAGAATGATAACGACGAAATCGTTCCCATGATTATCCCCCGGGCAGCTGGAATACTGATGGACACTCCGGACGACGAGGAGATTGAGATTGACACGGCGGCGGCAACTAAACCTCTTGTGACATCTTCCTCGCCTTCCATCATTTCAGCACCTACATCACCAGCTCGTGATACCGGTATGAAGCCTAGTCATTTTTTTGAATTTGACTGGGGAACTTTCCCTGACTCTCCTATACCGCCAACAGAAAGGCGTGAATCTTTTAAGGAACACTCTGGTCCCACTGTCGCTGTAAGTGACCCTTACGAGATTTTTAGACTAATTTGGGACCAGGAGTTCATGGAATTTATTGTGCAGGAAACAAATAGATATGCCCAACAATTAGCTGCTGAAATGTTGGACGGCGGGGAATTACAGGCCTCCAGTAGGATTACAGAATGGAAAGAAACCAATGTAGACGAGTTATTGGTGTTCTTCGGAATATTACTGGCGATGGGAATCGTCATAAAGAACCGGGTTGAAGAGTACTGGAATACGGAACAAAACATCTTCTCCACTCCAGGTTTCAAAGTATATATGTCGCTTAGGAGGTTCCAGTTACTCAGCAGGtgcttacattttaataattccgAGAACTTGAGAAACCTCAACCTGGATCCCTCACAGGCAAAGCTTTTTAAAGTGGAGCCTGTGATTAGCCATTTGAATTCCAAGTTCACGGAATTATATATAATGAAGCAGAACATTGCTTTAGATGAATCGCTGCTGCAGTGGAAAGGTTGGTTGAACATCAACCAATTTATTCCAAACAAAGCTGCAGCAGTGGGCATAAAAACTTACGAAATATGTGAGTCGCAGACGGGGTATTTATGGCGATTTAAAATCCATGCCCATAAGGCTTCGCCTACAGTCTCAGAGGCTGATCCATTCACAGCGAGTACACCGGCGTTGGTTCTTAACCTTATCAAAGGTTTAGAACACAAAGGGTACACGTTGTGGATGGATAACTTCTACAATTCCCCAGCACTTGCCCGAAAACTCAAGTCGATTGGGTTTGATTGTGTCGGTACGTTGCGGACAAACCGCAAGTATGTCCCGACGGAACTGACCaatctgaaaaaatctcagatgAAGCCCGGGCAAGTAGTAGGCTATACCAGTGGAGATGTCGATTGCATAATATGGAGAGATCAGAACCGCGTAGCGACGATCTCAACGTACCATGGCAATGCCGTCTCCACTAAAAACGGAGTAACAAAACTTATTTTGATACGTGACTACAACATCTGCATGGGTGGCGTGGATAAAAAAGATCAAATGTTGGCTGCATTCCCAATTGAACGCAAGAGGACACAAATTTGGTACAAGAAATTGTTTAAAAGGTTACTTAATGTTTCTGTGTTGAATGCCTATATCATACATAAACAGACCGCCACGGAGGTCTTGGACCACAGGGGCTTTAGAAAAAACCTGGTAGAATCCCTTTTGCGTAGGCATTCAATGAAAATGCAGCCATATGTCTTTTCTGCCAGGGTACAAGATACCATTTTCGAGGTGAGCCGCCATCACCCCGCCGAATATCCGCGGCTAACTTCATTAAACAGCACAAATCGCCATCGCCACCCATGTAAAGTGTGCGGCAAGCGCACGGTAACGTATTGCGTAGGTTGCGACAAACCTGTGTGCGTATTCACATGTTTTGTGAAACTtcacaattaa
- the LOC101744535 gene encoding actin-related protein 3 — translation MGDHLPACVIDVGTGYTKLGFAGNKEPQFIIPSTIAIKETAKVGDQSTRRMTKAVEDLDFFIGDEAFEATGYSVKYPVRHGIVEDWDLMERYIEQCVFKYLRAEPEDHHFLMTEPPLNTPENREYLAEIMFESFNVPGLYIAVQAVLALAASWKSRTSAERTFTGIVVDSGDGVTHIVPVAEGYVIGSCIKHIPIAGRNITSFIQSLLREREVGIPPEQSLETAKAIKEKYSYICPDIAKEFAKYDSDPGKWMKKYTGINAITKNPFTVDVGYERFLGPEIFFHPEFSNADFTVPLNEMVDEVIQSCPIDVRRGLYGNIVLSGGSTMFRDFGRRLQRDIKRAVDARLKLSTMLSEGRITPKPIDVQVVSHNMQRYAVWFGGSMLASTPEFYQVCHTKQAYMEYGPSICRHNPVFGTMT, via the coding sequence atgggaGACCATTTACCAGCTTGTGTTATCGATGTCGGCACCGGGTATACTAAACTGGGTTTTGCCGGTAACAAGGAACCACAGTTTATTATTCCATCAACCATAGCGATAAAAGAAACTGCAAAAGTTGGCGATCAGAGTACTCGGAGGATGACTAAGGCTGTCGAAGATTTGGATTTTTTCATCGGTGATGAAGCTTTTGAAGCCACAGGATACTCTGTAAAGTATCCTGTGCGCCACGGTATCGTAGAAGACTGGGATTTAATGGAAAGGTACATCGAACAGTGCGTGTTTAAGTATCTCCGTGCGGAACCCGAAGATCATCATTTCTTAATGACCGAGCCTCCGCTCAACACTCCAGAAAACAGAGAATATTTAGCCGAAATCATGTTTGAGTCATTTAATGTGCCAGGCCTTTACATTGCTGTACAAGCCGTTCTTGCTTTGGCTGCGTCATGGAAGTCACGTACGTCTGCTGAACGCACCTTCACTGGCATCGTAGTAGACAGCGGAGATGGCGTTACTCACATTGTTCCAGTTGCAGAAGGATATGTTATTGGATCATGTATAAAACACATCCCTATTGCTGGTAGAAACATTACTTCATTTATTCAATCATTACTCCGTGAAAGAGAGGTTGGAATCCCTCCTGAGCAAAGTTTGGAAACTGCCAAagctattaaagaaaaatacagTTATATCTGTCCTGACATTGCTAAAGAATTTGCAAAATACGATAGCGATCCTGGTAAATGGATGAAAAAGTACACAGGGATCAATGCTATCACTAAAAACCCATTTACAGTCGATGTTGGCTACGAGCGATTCTTAGGACCTGAGATTTTCTTCCATCCTGAATTTTCAAATGCTGATTTCACTGTACCTTTGAATGAGATGGTTGATGAAGTGATTCAGTCATGCCCCATTGATGTTAGACGAGGATTGTATGGAAACATTGTGTTGTCTGGTGGCTCGACTATGTTCCGTGACTTTGGCAGAAGGTTACAACGTGATATCAAGAGGGCTGTTGATGCAAGATTGAAGCTTTCGACTATGTTATCTGAAGGTCGGATTACCCCTAAACCGATTGATGTACAAGTTGTGTCTCATAACATGCAGAGATATGCTGTGTGGTTCGGAGGCAGTATGCTTGCATCAACACCAGAGTTCTACCAAGTCTGCCATACTAAACAGGCATACATGGAGTATGGTCCTAGTATTTGCAGACACAACCCTGTTTTTGGTACCATGACATAA
- the LOC101744292 gene encoding leptin receptor gene-related protein isoform X2: MEMLDNKFKNSLVHRSLSQTAQLYFGLVSLAFAGSIGMTFVILACALPQYKLWWPFFVVLFYILCPIPTMIARRHTDGAGGSNSACMETAVFITMGFLVSSFALPIVLARAGVIFWGACYLTLAGNVIVYLTILGFFTIFDMDDSDYAM, translated from the exons ATGGAAATGttagataataaatttaaaaacagtctAGTACATCGCTCTCTATCTCAGACAGCTCAGTTATATTTTGGT TTGGTGTCGTTGGCATTCGCGGGTTCAATTGGAATGACATTTGTCATACTAGCTTGTGCCTTACCACAATACAA ACTATGGTGGCCATTCTTCGTTGTGCTATTCTACATTCTGTGCCCAATACCTACGATGATCGCTAGGAGGCATACTGATGGTGCTGGAGGTTCAAATTCCGCTTGTATGGAAACTGCAGTATTTATCACAATGGGATTTTTAGTCAGCTCTTTTGCGCTACCGATAGTTCTCGCCAGGGCTGGTGTG attTTTTGGGGTGCATGTTACCTTACACTGGCCGGTAACGTGATCGTATATCTGACGATCTTGGGTTTCTTCACCATCTTTGACATGGACGACTCCGATTATGCGATGTG A
- the LOC101744292 gene encoding leptin receptor gene-related protein isoform X5 — protein sequence MDTIGLVSLAFAGSIGMTFVILACALPQYKLWWPFFVVLFYILCPIPTMIARRHTDGAGGSNSACMETAVFITMGFLVSSFALPIVLARAGVIFWGACYLTLAGNVIVYLTILGFFTIFDMDDSDYAM from the exons ATGGACACAATAGG TTTGGTGTCGTTGGCATTCGCGGGTTCAATTGGAATGACATTTGTCATACTAGCTTGTGCCTTACCACAATACAA ACTATGGTGGCCATTCTTCGTTGTGCTATTCTACATTCTGTGCCCAATACCTACGATGATCGCTAGGAGGCATACTGATGGTGCTGGAGGTTCAAATTCCGCTTGTATGGAAACTGCAGTATTTATCACAATGGGATTTTTAGTCAGCTCTTTTGCGCTACCGATAGTTCTCGCCAGGGCTGGTGTG attTTTTGGGGTGCATGTTACCTTACACTGGCCGGTAACGTGATCGTATATCTGACGATCTTGGGTTTCTTCACCATCTTTGACATGGACGACTCCGATTATGCGATGTG A